Proteins encoded together in one Syntrophorhabdaceae bacterium window:
- a CDS encoding potassium transporter TrkG — protein sequence MDFFKHLRKYFFRSLTPQRIFVLSFIIIILIGSILLWMPFSGAKNKLTYIDALFTSVSAVSVTGLTVIDIGSDLSFTGQIITMILFQCGGLGIITFSVFFFHLMGLSISFKEREIVQASFLPSPKRDFQNILKYVFISTMIIEALGALTLFHVFKDFPTSKAVFYSIYHAISAFCNCGFSLFTDSLIRYQGDILANITFMALIVLGGIGFAVQLEIFSFFKGHKKRLSLHTKIVLIATGILIISGAGFFFLFENNFTIKDAPLYVKILVSFFQSITARTAGFNTVDIGSLTNDTILILMIFMFIGASPGSTGGGIKTTSFSVLFLMLFSRVRGYEEVNVMKRKIPNELISRTIYLIFASIFSVAIITSILLFAADTKLPLQGRNLFIEYLFETISAFATCGLSMGVTSHLNNTQKIILSLMMFIGRVGPLTLAFSMSRKPKKTIFQYAEENIMVG from the coding sequence ATGGATTTTTTTAAACATTTACGAAAATATTTTTTCCGTAGTCTTACCCCGCAACGTATATTTGTCTTAAGTTTTATTATTATCATTTTAATAGGGAGCATTCTTCTCTGGATGCCTTTTTCTGGTGCAAAAAATAAGCTTACCTATATAGATGCCTTGTTTACGTCTGTATCTGCTGTGAGCGTAACAGGGTTAACAGTTATAGATATAGGTTCAGACCTTTCTTTTACAGGGCAGATAATCACTATGATCCTTTTCCAGTGTGGGGGTTTGGGTATAATCACCTTTTCAGTATTTTTCTTTCATCTCATGGGGCTCAGCATCTCCTTCAAAGAGAGAGAGATTGTGCAGGCTTCTTTTCTTCCTTCACCTAAGAGAGACTTTCAAAACATCCTTAAATACGTCTTTATTTCCACAATGATTATAGAAGCATTGGGTGCCTTAACCCTTTTCCATGTCTTCAAGGATTTTCCTACAAGCAAGGCAGTATTTTACAGCATATACCATGCCATATCTGCCTTTTGTAACTGTGGTTTTTCGCTCTTCACAGATAGCCTTATAAGGTATCAGGGTGATATTTTAGCCAATATAACCTTTATGGCATTGATTGTCTTGGGTGGTATAGGTTTTGCTGTTCAACTGGAGATTTTTTCTTTTTTTAAAGGACACAAAAAAAGACTCTCTCTCCATACAAAGATAGTTCTTATCGCTACCGGCATATTGATAATATCCGGGGCAGGTTTTTTCTTCTTGTTTGAAAATAATTTTACCATCAAAGATGCCCCTTTATATGTAAAGATACTCGTTTCCTTCTTTCAGTCTATTACAGCAAGGACAGCAGGATTCAATACCGTTGATATTGGCAGCTTAACAAATGATACCATATTAATTTTAATGATTTTTATGTTTATTGGGGCATCTCCAGGTTCAACAGGTGGAGGCATTAAAACCACAAGCTTTTCAGTATTATTTTTGATGCTTTTTAGTAGAGTAAGGGGTTATGAAGAAGTGAATGTAATGAAAAGAAAGATTCCCAATGAATTAATAAGCAGAACAATCTATCTAATATTTGCATCCATCTTTTCTGTAGCCATAATTACATCCATTTTACTCTTTGCTGCAGATACAAAACTGCCCCTTCAAGGTAGAAATCTTTTTATTGAATATCTCTTTGAGACCATATCGGCCTTTGCTACTTGTGGTTTGTCTATGGGTGTTACCTCCCATCTTAATAACACCCAAAAGATTATTTTATCTTTAATGATGTTTATTGGCAGGGTCGGCCCACTTACACTTGCTTTTTCTATGAGCAGGAAACCTAAAAAGACTATTTTTCAGTATGCAGAAGAAAACATTATGGTTGGTTAA
- a CDS encoding thioredoxin domain-containing protein produces the protein MTRPDLKNLLEKNRYIITIILSLIAIGLEIFYTICDEACSYLHGDIFGIPMEYIGIGYMAFIAVLAIMKKDIVLTIFLSAGMAIEIYLLGFQVWHNIYCPYCLAFGGILLVIFLLNFNIEKKKIMILFAILSIIFFSIFFNATVTPLYAQDLNFPEFGNGPIKVRLYTDYFCPPCRAMEPKIEPVLTELINKNIITLTFIDAPFSSISAMYARYFLFIIHEKKDIENAFLARSVLIGAALKNIKEQEGLEAYLHEKRVRFKPFDTKPVFNVMNSYLKSDRIKATPTCIIDNHGKKQEYVGEVEILKALKNIKDTPT, from the coding sequence ATGACAAGGCCAGACCTAAAAAATCTTTTAGAAAAAAATAGATACATCATCACAATCATACTCTCTCTTATAGCTATAGGCTTAGAGATATTTTATACCATATGCGATGAGGCATGTTCTTATCTCCATGGGGATATCTTTGGTATCCCCATGGAATATATAGGAATAGGGTACATGGCATTCATAGCTGTTCTTGCTATTATGAAAAAGGACATTGTACTTACTATATTTCTGTCCGCTGGCATGGCTATAGAGATATATCTTTTAGGGTTTCAGGTGTGGCATAATATATATTGTCCATATTGCCTTGCCTTTGGGGGCATTTTATTAGTAATTTTTTTGTTGAACTTCAATATAGAAAAGAAAAAAATCATGATTTTGTTTGCCATACTAAGCATCATTTTCTTTTCAATATTTTTCAATGCCACTGTTACACCCTTATATGCACAAGATCTTAATTTTCCTGAATTTGGGAATGGGCCTATAAAGGTCAGATTATACACAGATTATTTTTGTCCCCCTTGTAGGGCAATGGAGCCAAAGATAGAGCCTGTGTTGACAGAGCTTATAAACAAAAATATAATTACCCTCACATTTATTGATGCACCTTTTTCCAGCATATCTGCCATGTATGCACGGTACTTTCTTTTTATAATCCACGAGAAAAAGGACATAGAGAATGCCTTTCTCGCCCGTTCAGTGCTTATTGGTGCAGCATTAAAAAATATAAAGGAACAGGAAGGGTTGGAGGCATATCTTCATGAGAAACGGGTAAGATTCAAACCCTTTGATACCAAACCTGTCTTCAATGTGATGAATAGTTATCTTAAAAGCGACCGCATAAAAGCTACTCCCACCTGTATAATTGATAACCATGGTAAAAAGCAAGAATATGTTGGGGAGGTTGAAATTTTAAAAGCCTTAAAAAATATTAAGGATACCCCTACCTGA
- a CDS encoding putative zinc-binding protein, giving the protein MLQEKDICCSGPKKMLILACAGGSNVGQISNSLMIELDKRGVGNAYCLAGIGGDLSGFVETAKAADLIVIDGCPAGCAKNVLKRHGITPNNYYIVTQLGIEKNHNFDRIIEETEKVLTKILTA; this is encoded by the coding sequence ATGTTACAGGAAAAAGATATATGTTGTAGTGGCCCTAAAAAAATGCTCATCCTTGCATGTGCCGGTGGGTCAAATGTAGGACAGATATCTAATAGTTTGATGATTGAGTTGGATAAAAGGGGTGTAGGAAATGCATACTGTCTTGCAGGCATAGGCGGAGACCTCTCTGGATTTGTGGAGACCGCAAAGGCAGCAGATCTTATTGTTATAGATGGTTGCCCTGCTGGATGTGCAAAAAACGTCCTTAAAAGGCATGGAATAACACCCAATAATTATTATATTGTCACCCAACTTGGTATAGAAAAGAATCACAATTTTGATAGAATAATAGAAGAGACAGAAAAGGTTTTAACAAAGATTCTCACAGCATAG
- a CDS encoding thioredoxin family protein codes for MKIQILGTGCPKCIKLTENAEQAAREKGVEFEIEKVSDINKIMELGVMFTPGLAIDGQVKSVGKVLSVEEIKKML; via the coding sequence ATGAAGATACAGATTCTTGGCACAGGCTGCCCAAAATGTATCAAGCTTACAGAGAATGCAGAGCAGGCTGCAAGGGAAAAGGGTGTTGAATTTGAGATAGAAAAGGTATCCGATATCAATAAGATTATGGAGCTTGGAGTCATGTTCACCCCTGGGCTGGCAATAGATGGTCAGGTAAAGAGCGTTGGCAAGGTTTTATCTGTAGAAGAGATAAAAAAGATGCTCTAA
- a CDS encoding permease — protein sequence MKDRYKFLIVLGIFAIAYFIPIESIKVQKAILESFYMLQDYAQKHVLLCLIPAFFIAGAISVFVSQASVMKYLGPLANRFLSYSVASISGTILAVCSCTVLPLFAGIYRMGAGIGPATAFLYSGPAINVLAIALSAKVLGWQIGLARAIGSIAFAYIIGLLMSFIFRNDDMEKKKVQMVMPFDEPVLKLWQQVVYMASMIGILVFANWAKPQIEEGVWIFIYNIKWYLTGFFALIFTYTYIKWLKARWFIVLIGALAVIILAIYPGYPQLSFSVGIVFLIYSGKISSDMTKTWIESTWSFTLMILPLLFGGVLVAGFLLGMPGMNNGIIPNEWVARLVGGNSLWANIFASVIGALMYFATLTEVPIVQGLIGSGMGKGPALALLLAGPALSLPNMIVIRTILGTKKAFVFFSIVIILSTIAGMVFGWITS from the coding sequence ATGAAGGATAGATACAAATTTCTAATAGTTTTAGGTATCTTTGCCATTGCATACTTTATACCTATTGAAAGCATAAAGGTTCAAAAAGCAATCCTTGAGTCATTCTACATGCTTCAGGATTATGCCCAGAAGCATGTGCTTTTGTGTCTTATCCCGGCATTCTTTATAGCAGGTGCTATATCAGTATTTGTGTCCCAGGCATCGGTAATGAAGTATTTAGGGCCGCTGGCAAACAGGTTTCTCTCATATTCTGTGGCATCTATCTCAGGCACTATACTTGCAGTGTGTTCATGCACTGTTCTACCTCTTTTTGCTGGTATATACAGGATGGGAGCAGGTATTGGTCCTGCCACAGCATTTCTGTATTCTGGTCCTGCCATCAATGTCCTTGCCATAGCCCTTTCTGCAAAGGTTCTGGGATGGCAGATAGGCCTTGCCAGGGCAATAGGCTCTATTGCCTTTGCATATATAATCGGACTTCTTATGTCCTTTATCTTTAGAAACGATGATATGGAAAAGAAAAAGGTTCAAATGGTCATGCCTTTTGATGAGCCTGTTCTTAAGCTCTGGCAGCAGGTAGTCTATATGGCATCCATGATAGGCATCCTTGTTTTTGCAAATTGGGCAAAACCTCAGATAGAAGAAGGGGTTTGGATTTTTATCTATAATATAAAATGGTACTTAACAGGTTTCTTTGCCCTTATTTTTACTTATACATATATAAAATGGCTCAAGGCAAGATGGTTTATTGTTTTGATCGGAGCACTTGCAGTAATAATACTGGCTATTTACCCAGGATACCCACAATTATCATTCTCTGTGGGGATTGTATTTCTTATATACTCTGGAAAGATATCGTCTGATATGACAAAGACATGGATAGAATCCACATGGTCCTTTACCCTTATGATATTACCTTTGCTATTTGGAGGGGTCCTTGTGGCAGGTTTTTTACTGGGTATGCCAGGGATGAACAATGGCATAATACCCAATGAGTGGGTAGCAAGGCTTGTGGGTGGTAACAGTTTATGGGCAAATATCTTTGCCTCTGTTATAGGTGCACTTATGTATTTTGCCACCCTTACAGAGGTGCCTATTGTGCAGGGGCTTATAGGCTCCGGCATGGGAAAAGGCCCTGCATTGGCACTCCTTCTGGCAGGCCCGGCACTATCTTTACCCAATATGATTGTAATAAGGACAATCCTGGGAACAAAAAAGGCCTTTGTATTTTTCTCCATTGTTATTATACTATCAACCATTGCAGGGATGGTTTTTGGATGGATAACCAGTTGA
- a CDS encoding metalloregulator ArsR/SmtB family transcription factor codes for MITFEEAEIRSRIIKALSHPVRLMIVELLKDGELPFSRINNAFPSDKSTVSKHLLVLKEAGIVSSRKSGIDMIYRLEMPCVTDFFNCITAVIENNVRKQQLCLCK; via the coding sequence ATGATTACCTTTGAAGAGGCAGAGATAAGAAGCAGGATCATAAAGGCCCTTTCGCATCCTGTAAGATTAATGATAGTGGAACTCTTAAAAGACGGTGAATTGCCGTTCTCAAGGATCAATAACGCATTCCCATCAGACAAATCTACTGTGTCAAAACACCTCCTTGTCTTAAAAGAGGCAGGTATTGTCTCCTCAAGGAAAAGTGGTATAGACATGATATACAGGCTTGAGATGCCCTGTGTAACAGATTTTTTCAACTGCATAACAGCGGTGATAGAAAACAATGTAAGAAAACAGCAGTTATGCCTATGCAAATAA
- a CDS encoding photosystem P840 reaction-center cytochrome c-551, which yields MKRFMFLSFVVAFFFFATSGVYGAEAQKDNKTKELFEKKCSSCHGLNKVKSAQKKPDEWKTTVERMMGKKNSNISHEDAKVIIEYLSKTHIKGK from the coding sequence ATGAAAAGATTTATGTTTTTATCATTTGTGGTAGCCTTTTTCTTCTTTGCAACCAGTGGAGTATATGGCGCTGAAGCCCAAAAGGATAATAAGACAAAAGAATTGTTCGAGAAGAAATGCAGTAGCTGTCATGGCTTAAACAAGGTCAAATCTGCCCAGAAAAAACCCGATGAATGGAAGACAACAGTAGAGCGCATGATGGGAAAGAAAAATTCCAACATATCCCATGAAGATGCCAAGGTCATCATAGAATATCTCTCTAAAACTCATATAAAAGGGAAATAG
- a CDS encoding site-2 protease family protein — protein MGLINLLFKDPITFILIAIPLLYSIIIHELAHGWVAWKMGDPTAKWMGRLSLNPLKHLDPIGTIMLFIAGFGWAKPVPVNFDNIRDERKGLIFVSSAGIVANIILAFLSLLLLRVTAPSPFGYLSTMLFYFARINIMLAAFNLIPIPPLDGSKILMGFVSRRFQYTLMRLEPYGMFIIIGLLFLGVLDPLIALFRWGILWVIGLLVP, from the coding sequence ATGGGACTTATAAACCTTTTATTTAAAGACCCCATTACATTTATTCTAATAGCAATACCCCTTTTGTATTCCATTATAATCCATGAACTTGCCCATGGGTGGGTAGCATGGAAGATGGGCGATCCAACGGCAAAATGGATGGGCAGACTCAGCCTGAATCCCTTAAAACACTTAGACCCCATAGGCACGATAATGCTCTTTATCGCTGGCTTTGGTTGGGCAAAACCTGTTCCGGTTAATTTCGATAATATAAGAGATGAACGTAAGGGCTTGATTTTTGTGTCATCCGCAGGCATAGTGGCAAACATTATCCTGGCATTTCTCTCCCTTTTGCTTTTGAGGGTTACTGCGCCTTCACCTTTTGGCTATCTTTCCACCATGCTCTTTTATTTTGCCAGGATAAATATCATGCTTGCTGCATTTAATCTTATACCAATACCCCCTCTTGATGGTTCAAAGATACTTATGGGTTTTGTTTCCAGGAGATTTCAATATACCCTTATGAGGCTTGAGCCTTATGGGATGTTTATTATTATAGGCCTACTTTTTTTAGGTGTCCTCGACCCTCTTATAGCCTTATTCAGATGGGGCATACTATGGGTTATAGGCCTGCTTGTTCCGTAA
- a CDS encoding L,D-transpeptidase family protein: MKMILCISMKRFMISLMIFLINIITLSYLNAGIIIGSEGLYTVEKGDTIELIASKLAIEKKKLITDNNLDPKAKLQPGTQLKIDTRKIVPKVIQEGIIINIPDRMLYFFKEGRLDSAYPLCLGMPFTDPGLKDIEWKTPEGKFKITGKSKDPIWRVPKSVQLEMELKNKPVEEMVPPGKGNPLGRYAIRTSISAFLIHETIWPTSIYRYRSHGCARMLPQHMENFYPKVTKDTEGEIIYKPIKIAVTEDNKIFLEVHRDIYRKIKNFDDEVIKEIERSGLLEKIDNNKVKKVISEKKGIPEDITDEEKIKLALQEQSFIGKITNYIKTFFNSQKKNKTTRQGI, encoded by the coding sequence ATGAAAATGATATTATGTATCTCCATGAAACGATTTATGATTTCCTTAATGATTTTCCTTATAAATATTATAACCTTATCATACTTAAATGCCGGTATTATTATCGGTAGCGAAGGCTTATATACTGTGGAAAAGGGAGATACCATTGAACTCATTGCCTCTAAATTGGCGATAGAGAAAAAGAAGCTCATAACAGATAATAATCTCGACCCTAAGGCAAAACTCCAGCCAGGCACTCAACTTAAAATAGACACAAGAAAGATCGTTCCCAAGGTCATCCAGGAAGGTATAATCATAAATATCCCTGACAGGATGCTTTATTTTTTCAAGGAAGGCAGACTTGATTCTGCCTATCCTCTTTGCCTGGGTATGCCTTTTACAGACCCTGGTCTTAAAGACATTGAATGGAAGACCCCTGAAGGCAAATTCAAAATAACAGGCAAGTCTAAGGACCCTATATGGCGTGTCCCTAAATCTGTGCAGCTTGAGATGGAATTAAAAAATAAACCTGTTGAGGAGATGGTTCCTCCAGGCAAGGGCAATCCCCTCGGCAGGTATGCCATAAGGACATCCATATCAGCCTTTTTGATCCATGAAACCATCTGGCCTACCAGCATTTATAGATACAGAAGCCACGGCTGTGCCAGGATGCTGCCTCAACATATGGAGAACTTTTATCCAAAGGTAACAAAGGATACAGAGGGTGAGATAATCTATAAACCTATAAAGATCGCCGTTACCGAAGACAACAAAATATTCCTGGAGGTTCACAGGGATATATACAGAAAGATAAAAAACTTTGATGATGAGGTAATAAAGGAGATTGAAAGGTCTGGTCTTTTGGAAAAGATAGATAACAATAAGGTAAAAAAGGTGATCTCTGAAAAAAAAGGTATCCCTGAAGATATAACTGATGAAGAAAAGATAAAACTTGCACTTCAGGAGCAGTCCTTTATAGGAAAGATAACCAACTATATTAAGACATTTTTCAATTCTCAAAAGAAAAATAAAACTACAAGGCAGGGGA